The genomic stretch TAAGATCGGGATCTTTGGGAGCTTTTTTATATAACCCCAGTTTGTTGTGAGGGAAAAGAACTTTCTCTTCTAATAACAATAAATCGGATTTAGAAAACCCCTCTGGAACTTGTTTCCAGAGGAGTGAAAAATGTGGAGTGGATTTATTTACCAGTCGTTCTTTGTAATCTCTACCCGAAGGAAGGGGTTCCGATTCACCCGGAAGAGGTGTGACGAACTTAGGTTTTGTAAAACTTCGATTCAGTGTTTCGATCTTTGTGACCGAAGAACAATAACCGACTAAAAAACAAAGGACCGGTAAATAAACATATCTCATTTCGTCTTATCAAAACTCTCTTTGGGAGCTAATTTTAGGGAATCTTTTTGAACATCTTTTTTGATGTATTTTGAATCTTCGATGGACTTAGCCGTTTTGATTACTTCATCAGATTTTGATTTTGTAATTTCACGAGTTCTAGCTGCTTTTTCCAACTCTTCTGCAGAAGATCCAATGTTTAATTTTTGAAGTTCTTCGTTGTTAGTTCGGAGTTCGTTTGCAAGAGACTCAAACTGTAACATCTTAGTGTTTTCAAAAGCCAACATTTCTTTCATCTCAGATAAAGATTGTTTGTCCATTGGTTTGATCATTTTATCAGAAAGTTTAGTTTCATTTCCGACTTCAGCTACTTTCTGTTTGTCGACTACGATTTCATTTTCTGAATTGGATTTGCGAATGGCAACTGCTCCATCAAGAACCGTATATTTAACAACACAGTTTCCAGATCCACAAGCTACGTTCCCACCTTTGGCAGATGGATTTTCAACATTGGTAAGAAAGATGGTTCCACGAACACCCGCAATCGAAGTAGGAGTTACGATGCTGAAAGATTCTGTTTTTCTTTCTTTGCGTAAAACTGTTACAAGTTTTCCGTATTGCATATTCACTTCTGTTTCACGAGATCCGTCGTTTGCTGCAAACGCTTGGCTTACGCTAAGAGATGTGTTTTTGTTTAACTTAAGTACTCCGTCTTCGCCCACAAGAATTTCCACAGAACCGTTTTGACCAGTGACTATGGTATCTTTGGAAGTTAAAACGTCACCTAAGTTTGGTTTTACTTGCCCACTCTCGCGGATCACAACCACGTCACCTTTCACAAAGGCAACAACAACATTACTTTCTTGTTTTGTGTTCTCTGTAACATTTGTTACAGATTCCTTAGAATCTTTTTGGCAAGCAGTAAAAACTATGGCAAAAACCGCCACAAATCCTAATGCCGACAACCGATTGATCATTGCACGTTTCATATTCCTTCCTCCGGAAATCTTCTTCTAAGAATAGATAACAACTGAGTGCTTGGCAACTCTTTTCCCTAATACCTTTTTGTGACAGCTTTTGTCCAATGGTCCCGCCTTGTCACGCGATGCGGGTTTTCTAGGCTCTCGATCATGGATTCTAAGCTTTTTTTTCTCGTTTCATCCATGGCTTCATTTACGTGTTTTCGCATTGGACACTCAGAACCCAGTTCACAGCAATAAATTTCCTGACAAGTTTCTTTAATCTTTCGTAATTCGGGAAAACTTTCCCAAAGCTCAACAGGTGTCAGGTGTAAAATCCCCCATTCTTTGACCCCAGGGGAGTCGATGAGAACCGTCTTTTCCTCCAAAAATAGAGCGAAAGAATTGGTAGTGGTATGTTTTCCTTTTTTGGTAGAACCACTGACGAGGTTGGTTCTTTGCACTGTCTTTTTATGTAGGTGGTTCATAAGAGTCGATTTGCCCACTCCAGAATTTCCACAAAGGAAGGTGCGTTTTCCACGGATCCGTTCCCACAAAGGTTGGATGGATTCCTCCGAAAGAAGAGAGACACTGATTACTTCATAACCTAACTCTTTATAGTAAACTTCCCTCTCTTCAATTTCTTCGTCCGAAATTAAATCTTTTTTTGTAAAAATGATCAGTGGGGGAATTTCTGTTTGGTAAGAAGCAGCAAGCAATCGGTCAATGAACCCCGGTTTGGTTTCTGGGTCTTTACAAGAAGCAAGGATCGCCACTTGGTCCAAGTTGGCACATAACACATGACTGTCGCCACGGTCACTTTTTCTAGAAAGGTAGTTCTTTCGTTCCATTCGTTCCGAAATGACCCACTCTTCCCCAGAAGATTTTTCTGCCAAAACCAAGTCCCCCACAACAAAAGGATGCCTTTCGTTTGAGTTCTTTAATCGCAACTTACCCTTGAGAACGGCGAGGGCGTAGCTTGTTTCTTCTGAATAAATTTCATAATAAGCTCCGAAGATACGAGCGATTGTAAATTGTTCTTTACCCAAGTGGAATCTGCACCAAAATAATCTAGTTCTTACATTCTATACAGATGACATGCAAACACAAGTTTTCTTTCCTTTCGGAATCATAATCCTTTCTGCTTTTGGTTGGTTTGGATTTGCTTATGCCTTAAGCAGTATAGATTCCACAAAAATTTACTCTCTATTTGCGGCTCTTTTTGGACTTATCACCCTTATGGTTTTGTTCTTTTTACGAAAAAAACCATTGCCAAAAGGTATGGAGAAACCCAAAAAACGAGATGAACTTGTCCAAAACCTATTTGCCTTAGAAAAATTTAAAGAAGAACTCATTTCCTTCAACGACCCAGACCAAATCAGCGAAACCATCAGCCAGTTCCTTGCCTCAAAAATCCCTGCAGAGTTTGTCCAAGTTTATACTTGGGATGAAAGAGAAGGCCAATTCCGTCCCCGACCTTTTTTAGAATCACTCGTCCAAAAGTATTCTAATTTACCTTCTCTTCCTGTATTCAATCCTTTTTTACTTTGGCTTTCCGAACGCGAAGGAATCCATATAAAAGAAAATTTTATCCAGTTTGCCTCTCCCAATCATGAAAAAATAGCCAAACAAGCATTAAACTTTTTCACAGAAACCAATTCAGAGTTAGTTGCCACTCTTTCCATCAAATCAAGTCTTGTTGGTTTTATTTTACTGGGAAAACACAAAGAAGGAAAAATTTATGATATAGAAGAAATCGAAATCATTTTAGAAATTCTTTCTGTTTCCCTGATGTCTTTGTCCAATTCCATGATTTACCAACAGTTATTGAATTTAACTGAAACTTTGGAAGCAAAGGTAAGAGAAAGAACGAAAGAATTAGAAGAAACCCAAGCCCACTTAGTACAATCAGAAAAGATGGCTTCTCTTGGTGTGATGGTAGCAGGTATCGCCCACGAAATCAATACACCGGCTGCCGTGATCAATGGTTCAGCGGACAACTTGGATGCTAATTTAGTTTATGTATTATCGCATTTGGGTGACATCTCTCAACTGATTCAGAATCCTGATTTTCGTTCTATCTATTTGGATATTCTATTTAGTTTTGTGAAAGAGGATCCAGCTTCAAAGATCGATCCTAAAGACAAATTCAAACTCAAAAAAGAGACCAAGTTTCGATTTATCCAAGATGGAATCCCTGAAAATGATGCAACGGATCTGGCAACCTTTATCATTGACCATCATCTTTTGCATATGCAAGAAGAACTCATCCGTATCTGGAAGGCCGGCGGAAAAGAAACCTTTGAGATGTTAAAGAATACTTTGAGCCTGCAAAGAAATATCAAAAACATCAAATATGCCATTCGTAATATTGTTCGGATTGTCAAAGCACTCAAATATTACTCTCACCTGGGACAAGCATCTTATGCGGAGTCTGACCTTCACGAAGGATTAGAAAACACTCTTGTGATCATGCAAAACCAAATCAAACACGGAGTGGAAATTGAAAGGGCCTATGGAAGTATCCCTCCTGTTAGGTGTAATATCGATGAACTCAACCAAGTTTGGACAAACCTAATCACCAATGCCATCCACGCGATGAAAAAAATAGAACATCCCAAACTCATCATTTCTTCTAAAATGGTGGGGGAAGATTATGTATTGATAAGTTTCGAAGACAACGGTTCGGGAATTCCAGCCGAAATCAAAGACAAAATTTGGGATCCATTTTTTACAACCAAAGACCAAGGAGAAGGTACAGGGCTTGGACTTGGAATTGTCAAAGGAATTATCGAAAAACACAAAGGAAGGATTGAAGTGGAATCTTCTCCAGGAAAAACAAGGTTTATGGTTTATTTACCGTTAGTTGGTCCTGGAGATGTTCCGAGTATCCCGAAAGAAATCTTTCGGGAAATTCGTGGTTAAGAAAAAATTGGTTTTCCTGGTTGGTTAAGAAGTTTTTCCCAACTTTCTTTTGTTTGTTCAAATTTTTTGCGTAGGATTCCCACTTCCTTTTCGTTGGAAGATTGTTTGGCTTGTTTCCAAGTTTGGAATTCTTTGATAGCAGTTTCCCTAAGGCTGGTTAGCTGTTCTTCCCAATGGCGAAGTTTTGATTCTTCCAAATTCGTAAATTGGTTTAAAGTTTCTTTTTCTTTTAAATACATTGTTTTTTGAAGGATTTTTTCTTCAGAAACTTTTTTTAAGTTATAAGTAAGACCCAAAAAAGACAAACCTTTGATCATCCATTTAGATGGATCATAATCAAACCAACGAATCCCATTTCGATAATCCGATTGAAACTCATGGTGGAAATTATGAAAACCTTCACCAAACGTAAAAAAGGCGATGATCCAATTGTCTCTTGCTGTTTGTTCTTTAGAAAAAGTTCGTTCTCCCCAAACATGACATGCACTGTTGATAAAAAAAGTAAACTGATGAACAACAAAAAGACGAAGGAAACCAGCGACAAAAAATCCTTCTAAAAAGGATCCCCAAAACATTGTGATAAGACCAGGAAGGATAAAACACATAAAGATAGAAATGGAATAAAAATGTTTATGTTGCCAAAGAACCAGCGGATCATTTACCAAATCCTGAACACCTTGTTGGACATATTTACGTTTGCGAAATAACCAACCAATGTGTGCAAACCAAAATCCTTTTTTGATTGAATAAGGATCTTTGTCAGTATCTACAAAACGATGGTGGATACGATGGTCTTCGCTCCATTCCAAAGCTGTGGACTGAAATGCCGCCGCTCCAAAAAGAAGTAACCAAAGTTTAACGGGTGTTTTTGCATCATAAGCTTTGTGTGAAAAAAGTCTATGGTAACCTACTGTGATTCCCATTCCTGTTGCAAAAAAATAAAATACAAACAGAGCCCAAGTTCCAATATGAACGGAATCATAAAGATACAAGTAAAGAGTTCCGAAAATCCCTACTAGTGGATAGGTTAGTAAAAAGATCGTAGTCACCCAATCAATGGGGACTTTGGTTTTGATTTCAGCTTGTGTCATCATAGAATATTCCTGTTTCATGGAGTGGGAGTCCCAAACAAGGATTCTGGTTGCAAAAAAAATGAGTACAGAACGTTACAAACCGGGATTTTTAGAACAATGGGGACGCCGGGTTCTCATTTCGATCCATTCCCATGCGAGAAAACCCGAAAATTCCGACAAAAGTTTTGCCTCCCAATCCAAAAACCTTTTGCTTTGGGGAGTTTTTCTATCCTTTTGGATTGGGTTTTTGCCATCGATTGCCTTCGTTTTCCTCTCCACTTACCTTTCTCCACTTGTGTTTTGGCCATTGGAAACTCACTCGATCATCGCTCTAATAGAGTTTGTTTTTCTTTTGGCCCTAGTCACTCTCGTTGAGTTTTTTCTCCTCTTTCGATTGGGATTTTATCTTTCCTATCGAATGGCACAATATGCAGACATTGAACTGGCCGAAGAGCCGGAACTCATCACACCCATTCCTGGAATGATGGCTAGGTTGGTTTTAGAAATTCCTGATCCAAGAATTCGATTGTATGGAATTGATCCTTACAAACATCTAAATGAACGGGCGTTATTCTTTCGGACTGTTTTATACAAAAGCAAAGTTTTTCTATCCAATATATTCGCCAAACTTCTATTAAAGGTATTTTTGGGAAGAACAGGACTTCGATTTTTAATTGAATACGTTTCCGGTCCAATTACTGGTATCTGGGACAGTGTCACAACTTATTTGATTTTAGCTGAATTACGCAAACGAATCATTACGCGAAAACTTTCGGATGCGATGTTACTCAAAATCAAATCGAAACAAAGATCCGAAATATTCATTGAAACCACACTACGTGCTGTGGCAATTTCCATTGTATTCACAAAAACCTTTCACCCTAATTTTGAATACTTACTCTTTGGATTGATACGACTTTTACCAAACCAAGACAAATTGACCAACTTAGATGACTGGACCGAGTTTGTACATTTATTCCCAAAACTGACAAAGGAAGAAAGGAATTGGCCAATAACAATCTTTGCCCTTTGTTCCACATTTGATGGATTCTTAAATCGAGAAGAATTGAATGCGTTTCAAGACATCACTGATCTTTCTCCTTCGTGGCTTTTGGATCGGGTCCGTCATCTAAGTGAAACCATCCGAAAAGGAGAACTTTCAGAATCTTTGCTTTGGATGGAAAAAATCCTTCCCGAAGAATCCGCTCAATGAAAGACTAGAATTAGTCTAAATATAAAGGAGATCAGCATGGCACAAGTAACACTCAAAGGAAATCCCGTTCCTCTAGAAGGAAACCTTCCCAAACCGGGGGACAAAGCTCCCGACTTCCGAGTCGCCAAACAAGATTTAGGTGATTTGACTTTAAAAGATCTAGCAGGAAAGGTAAAAATCCTTGTGGCGGTTCCCAGTTTAGATACAGCCGTCTGTGCCCTCGAAACCAAAAAGTTTAACGAAAGAGCAGCCAAAGAAGATGGAATCACGACTCTTATCATCTCCGGTGACTTACCGTTTGCAATGAAACGATTTTGTTCCACCGAAGGAATTGATTCTAAAAACTTAATTACTGGTTCGCAGTTCAAAGATTTTTCTTTTTCCAAAAATTATGGAACTCATATCGCTGGTGGCCCACTTGCTGGCCTATCCGCACGAGCCGTATTCGTTGTGGATAAAGACGATATCATTCGTTATACGGAACTTGTGCCGGAAATTGGTAGTGAACCAAATTACGATACTGTTCTTGCCGAAGCTAAGAAACTCGTTTAGTCAATTCATGGATTTGGCAAGGGAGGTTATTTTCCTTTGCCAAAACATTGATCTTTGAAACCAAATCTTCATCAAAACTAAAAAATACAACTTTCCAATCTTCTTCCGCATTGGTTATACATTGCAACGTGTAGGCAAGTGCCATGTCTCTCCGGCTAATATCCATATGTCGAAAAGGTTCATCTAACAGAAGATAAGGCAAATTGAACTGTTTCCCAATGCGAAACGCATATTCCAAACGAAGAACATAAGAAATTTGTTCTTTGGTCCCTGTAGATAAATTTGTAAATCCTTGGCTAGAATTAGCAGAATCTGTGGTGATTTGAATTTCATCAGAGAATCCATTCCACTGGATTTGTTTTGTAGGAAGAGATCCCTTTAGTGCATCCATTCTTGTTTGTAATGATTTTACAAGTGAGGACATTTTATCTGTACTTTCCAATTGCATCTCAGAAAAAATTTCTGTTAATACTTCCAAAGCTTGGAAGTTTTTTTCTAATTCATTTTTCTTTTTTTCTTTTGTTTCTAAATCACGTTTGTTTTGTTCCCATTCTTTTTGAGCAGGTAAGATTCTGGATTCCAAAACAGCCTTACCCGTATCCAATTTTTTTTCTAACTCAACAAGGTTCCTTTCGATATCACGAATTTTAATAGAAATTGTTTGGATTTCGTTTTCTAATTTTTGTTTGGCGGCTCTATCTTCAGAGGAAAAACTTTTTGAAATTCCTTTTTTTTCCAGATCCATTCGTTTTTCTTTTAAGTGGAGTTTTAAATCTTCTAAATCGTGAATTCCCCATTTTTTGGACTCAAGTTTTAAGGATTCTTCTAATGTTCTTAACTTTTCTTGTTTCAATCGAATTTGAACAAATAACTCAGTCAGTTCAGAAAGAGAATTTACTCCAGATTCTCGCAAAATAACCGTTAGCTCTTTTTCTTTTTCTAAAAGAAGGTCCTTTCCTTTTTTTTCTTCAATGCGAAACAAATTGATTTCTTCTTCTAAACTAGTGATTGCCGTTTGAAAGTTGTCTACTTCCAGTTTGTGTTTTGTGTATTCGCGGTCAAATCGTTGGAACACTAAGGTGATTGATTCCATAGTCAGTGAATCGGGTTTCCATTCACCTACAGTTTTTGTTTCCATTTCCGTCGAGATCCGGCGAACCATTTGGTTCCATTTGGGTTCATCACGTTCAAGTTTGATTTCTTTTGCACGAAAAACAAAAAACAAAGCGGCACCTAAAAAGAAAATTGGGAGAGAATACATCCAGACCCCAAAATCGGTGAATAAGGAAAGGATCAAAGAAAATATCCCAAAAACACCAAATCCTCCCGCCAAACTTCTGTACAATGGATTCCAAATGATTTTTTGTACCACCGGTGATTCTTCTTGAAATTTGCGAATGGTTTGTTTCCAAGTTTCAAAAAAATCAAAATAGGATTCTAATTTTTTTGATTTTTGTTCTGATAATGATTTTTGACTCAGAAAAGATTCTAATTTTTTTTCCAATTGCAAAAATCGCTCTTTGGAAAGAGATAATTTTTGTTCGATCGATTGGATTTCTCCATCAATTTCTTTTGATTTTTGATCACCATTTGATTTTAGAATTCTTTCCTCTGACTTCGATTGGGTTTGCAGTGTTTCCCATTGTAACAGTTGGCCATACACTCGGTCCACTTCCGCAAATTGTTCAGTTTCTTTATACTCTTCTAAACGTTTTTGTTGTTTTGTTTGTTCTTCTAAAGCAGAAGACAATTCTTCTTTTCGTTTTTGACGTTCGATTTCCCAAGTTGGCAATTCAACAAATTGAGAGGAGATTCTATTTAAATTCAACTCAGACTCATCAAACTTTTGTTTGGTTGTTGTAAGTTCCAATAAAGTTTGGTTCCATTCTTTGGCGGATTTTCTTGTTCCTGTTTTTGTTGAAAGTTGTTCCACTTGTTCTATGAGTTTGGCAGGATTGTATCCACTATCGAATATAGTTTGTTCAATGGTACTGATCAGTTCTTTTTCTGATCCCACATCCATATTTCCTTCTCTAATGACTAGCGAGTTTAAATATAAATTTTGGGAAAGAGAAAGTTTGGGAATTCCTAAATCAGAATTTCTTTCTGGTTTGTATCTCGCATTGAGAAGAGCACCATACTTTGTACTTCCTACCACTTTCACGAGTGCCGATACAAAAGCATCCAGGATGGTTGTTTTTCCTGATTCGTTTGGCCCTGTAAACACAGTCACCTTTTCAATAGGAAATTCATTTTTGGAAAAGATACCGAAGTTTTCTATTTTTAATTTCATCGATTTTTCTTTCCTTCTAAAATCAAACGAATGCCTGTGACACGAGTGTGTCTCCAAAGACTAGGATCCATTTGTCCTTTTCTTTCATTCATCTTATCCAAAAACTGTTTTACAAATTCATTTTCCGAAAGGTGTTCGAAAACTGTGATTTGTGATTCATCAGGATCAAACTCCAAAATTCGAAATTTGGACTTCCATTCGCGAAGAACTGTCTCTTGAAATTTTTGTTTTTCCGACATCGAATCAACATATCCAACAAATCGAAACACTATCCAATCGTTCGGATTTGTTCCCGCTAAATATGTGTCGATACTCTCTTCTGGTTTTCCTTCCGTATCCAAAGAAACAATAATTTCCCTATATTCGCCTGCAGATTTCCAATAAACCGATTCCGTACGAATTGTACTTTCTTCTACATGGATAAAAATCCCACCTCTTTGTCCGAATTCTCCTTTTCTCCAAACACGAGAAGAGCCAGCATAACCAACATTACACTTCCCAACAGTTCCCATTCTCGCCCTATGAAGATGCCCAATGGCAAGATAATCCAAATCTAAACTTTGAATTAAATTGGGATCTAAATAAGAACCTCCCTCTTCTTCTTCCTCACTAAGACCGGTAAAACTCATCCCGGAAACAGTTCCATGAGCAAGTCCGATCCGAAGTTTTGTTTGTTTTGGGGGAGGAGGTGAAAGTAACAATTCAGAATAATTTTCTTGGTGGGGGATGGATAAAAATTCGATCCCACCATCTTCCAATAAATAATAAGGAGTTTTATCTAAAACTTTTACTTTAGAAGACCAATCAAAATTCGCATAATTATTGTTATTTCTTTTTTCTAAAATTTCATGATTCCCTGGAAGAAAATAAATAATTCCTGAATAAGAGGATACTTCTTTTAGAAAATCCGAACGTAAACCTTCTAAATCGGGAAAGGTATTAAAAAGATCCCCACAAAAAAGAATACGATCACACTTCGTAGACTCTGCCGTTTGTAAAATTTCGCGTAATACGGTAAGGGAATAGGCCTTTTCCTCGGGGGAATTTTGGGAAAGATGGAGGTCGGATACTTGTAATAACTTCATAGAGTGGGTTTAGGGGAGAGTGTATCTCCCCCCTGGGACAAAATAAAGAAATTACGAAAAAAAAGCAAGGGAGCTGTTAGATCACTCGGTCTTTTTTAAACTCCGCAATTTTATCCTTGGAAAACCCCAATCCACCCAAAATCTCATCAGTATGTTCCCCATGTTCTGGTGGGTCGTTTCTATAAACAAAAGGTGTCTCTGAAAAATGAAACGGAGACCCAAATTGTAAAATTGGACCGTATTTCGGATGGTTTCTTTCGATGACCATACCACGTTCTTTCATATGTGGATCTTCCGAAACTTCTTTCATATTGAGAATGGGGGATAGGCAAGCATCTGTATTATCAAAGATTGGTTGTAAATCGGAATAGGTTTTGGATTTAAAATAATCAGTTAACTTTTGTTTAATGAGAGGAATATTTTCTTCATTCATAGGATGGTCTTTAGTTAAGTTATCCATTCCTGCGGCTCGTAAAAAAGTTTGGAAAAACATATCTTCTAAGGCACCAAGTGCTACATATCTTCCTTCTTTGGTTTCATACACATTATAGTTTGGTAATTTACCAGACAAAATATCATTTCCTGCTTCTGGAGATTTTTCCGAAGAAGATAAAATTCCACCGTATAACGAAAGAAATTGGAGAGAAGCATCTGTCATTGAAATATCAATTCGTTGGCCTTTGCCTGTTTTTTCTCTGAAGTAAAGAGCAGCAAGGATCGCAGAAAGTGCCGTGAGTGTTCCACCTCCCACATCTGCCAATTGGAAACCAGCAGGCCTTGGAGGATTTCCTGTTTGGTCAAGGACTCCTGAGATCGCTAAGTAATTCAAATCATGGCCTGCAAAGTCTACGTATTTACCCGAGATGCCGTAGCCAGAAATTCCACAGTAAATCAATCGTGGAAATTTTTCTTTTAAGACATCATAACCAATTCCCATCTTATCCATTCCATCGGGACGAAATCCTTCGAGTAAAATATCTGCATCTTCTAAAAGTTTAAAAAGAATTTCTTTGGCTTGGTCTCGTTTGAGATTTAGTGTGATCGCTTTTTTATTTCGATTGAGCATCATATATAAAGCAGGATAACCAGTTTTTCCTTTGAACATCGCACGAGATCCATCATAGGCTCTTGGATTTTCAATTTTGATGACTTCTGCACCCATGTCTGCTAAATGTTGCGAACATAAAGGGCCTGGAAGGAGTAAAGAAAGGTCCACAACTTTGACACCAGCAAGTGGTCCCTTAGAGGATTGATTTTGGTTTTGGCTCATTTGGTTTTATTGCAATTCCTGGAAATTTTTTTCTAATTTAAGCTATTTTTCTCGTAATATAGAGAGGGAGAACCCTAAATGGGTGCGATACGAGGACAAAAGGGAATCATGTTCAGAATCTGTATTTCCATTATCATCCTCACCTTCTCCACCCTCACCATTTCTTGCCAATCCATCACACCGCTAAATTTGCAGATGTTATTCGGTTCATTTTTTGCTTCTACAACCGGGCAAGGTTCTGTCATTTACGAAGCTCCGAATTTTTTATTCACGAGTGAAAATGGAAGACAAGCAGAATTCACAATTCGTTTGAACATAGAACCAAACAGTTCAGTAAGAATTGGCCCGATTACAGTCTCAGATCCCACTGAAGGTGTACTTTTATCTGCAACTTTTCTGGATTTTACTGAAGACAATTGGGACATACCACAAAGCATTCGTTTGGCGGGAGTGGATGATTTGATTGCTGATGGAAATCAAAACTACAGGGTTCAACTGGGAACCACATTAACATCCGATATCCGATTTTCTGCCCAAGGACTTCCTGTTTTACTCGTTGTGAATACGGATGATGAATCTTCTGGAGTGGCTGCAAGTCCCACTTTAGGACTCATCACTTCGGAAACAGGGGAAACCGGTACCATTGCATATGTATTACAAACAAGACCAATGCAGGATGTTACTATCAGAAATTTTGTTTCCAATGATACAACAGAAGCAACTGTCGCTGCAGTAGAGTTAGTATTCACACCTAACAATTGGAATGTGCCACAAACTGTGACTGTCACCGGTGTGGATGATTTTAGTGTAGACGATAGTACATTTCAAATCTCAGCCGATCCCACTGTTTCGAATGATCCAGCTTATATGGGAAAACCAATTCCTATCATTACAGGAACCAATGTCGATGATGATGTGGCTGGATTTACTGTTGTGAATTTGTCAGGACTCACAACAACAGAAGCTGGTGGCGCAGTGAGTTTTGCTGTTGTGATGAATACATTACCCACAAACTCAGTGACAATTCCTTCTATTGTTGCCACTCCCAGTTCGGAAGGAACAGCCTCCCCTTCTTCTCTTACCTTTGCACCTGGTGAATGGTTCACTCCTAAAATTGTGACTGTCACTGGGGTAAATGAATTTATCGTGGATGGTCCAAAAACTGTCTCAATCGTGGTTGGTGCAGCCACCTCCGCCGATACAGATTACAATGGTTTGGCGGGGCCTGTTTTTCCTTCTGTTACCAATACCGATGATGATGTTCCAGGATTTGTTCTTACGTCCCCAGGTAGTTTGACCATTTCTGAAAATGGAGGAAACCTTTCCTTTGCCATTCATCTTTTGTCCCAACCTCCTCCTGGTTTTACCGTAACACTGACAGGAATCTCTGAAAACAATGTGATCACCAATAGCAGTACTTCCAACTTAGTTTTCACAAATGCCAATTGGAATGTAGACCAATACGTCAACATCACCACAAATAACAATTCGATTGATGAAGACACAAGGACTGTCACCTTGCAGTTTGGATCTGTTGATACAGGTGGGTCTGCCGATCCAGTATATAATTCAGTATCACCACCATCATCTGTTACAATCTTAGTTACAGATGATGACACAGCTGGATTTACAGTCACACCTGTTGGTGGACTTGTGGTGCATGAAAATGGAACTCCTTCGACAGAAACATTTACAGTCGTTTTAAATTCACAACCAACAAACTCAGTCAGCATTCCAAGTATTACATCCAGCAATACATCGGAAATTACAGTATCTCCGGTTTCTTTGAGTTTTACCGCTGGAAATTGGAACACACCACAAA from Leptospira bourretii encodes the following:
- a CDS encoding FecR family protein; the protein is MKRAMINRLSALGFVAVFAIVFTACQKDSKESVTNVTENTKQESNVVVAFVKGDVVVIRESGQVKPNLGDVLTSKDTIVTGQNGSVEILVGEDGVLKLNKNTSLSVSQAFAANDGSRETEVNMQYGKLVTVLRKERKTESFSIVTPTSIAGVRGTIFLTNVENPSAKGGNVACGSGNCVVKYTVLDGAVAIRKSNSENEIVVDKQKVAEVGNETKLSDKMIKPMDKQSLSEMKEMLAFENTKMLQFESLANELRTNNEELQKLNIGSSAEELEKAARTREITKSKSDEVIKTAKSIEDSKYIKKDVQKDSLKLAPKESFDKTK
- a CDS encoding LBF_2804 family protein, coding for MSTERYKPGFLEQWGRRVLISIHSHARKPENSDKSFASQSKNLLLWGVFLSFWIGFLPSIAFVFLSTYLSPLVFWPLETHSIIALIEFVFLLALVTLVEFFLLFRLGFYLSYRMAQYADIELAEEPELITPIPGMMARLVLEIPDPRIRLYGIDPYKHLNERALFFRTVLYKSKVFLSNIFAKLLLKVFLGRTGLRFLIEYVSGPITGIWDSVTTYLILAELRKRIITRKLSDAMLLKIKSKQRSEIFIETTLRAVAISIVFTKTFHPNFEYLLFGLIRLLPNQDKLTNLDDWTEFVHLFPKLTKEERNWPITIFALCSTFDGFLNREELNAFQDITDLSPSWLLDRVRHLSETIRKGELSESLLWMEKILPEESAQ
- the tpx gene encoding thiol peroxidase, which produces MAQVTLKGNPVPLEGNLPKPGDKAPDFRVAKQDLGDLTLKDLAGKVKILVAVPSLDTAVCALETKKFNERAAKEDGITTLIISGDLPFAMKRFCSTEGIDSKNLITGSQFKDFSFSKNYGTHIAGGPLAGLSARAVFVVDKDDIIRYTELVPEIGSEPNYDTVLAEAKKLV
- a CDS encoding acyl-CoA desaturase, encoding MMTQAEIKTKVPIDWVTTIFLLTYPLVGIFGTLYLYLYDSVHIGTWALFVFYFFATGMGITVGYHRLFSHKAYDAKTPVKLWLLLFGAAAFQSTALEWSEDHRIHHRFVDTDKDPYSIKKGFWFAHIGWLFRKRKYVQQGVQDLVNDPLVLWQHKHFYSISIFMCFILPGLITMFWGSFLEGFFVAGFLRLFVVHQFTFFINSACHVWGERTFSKEQTARDNWIIAFFTFGEGFHNFHHEFQSDYRNGIRWFDYDPSKWMIKGLSFLGLTYNLKKVSEEKILQKTMYLKEKETLNQFTNLEESKLRHWEEQLTSLRETAIKEFQTWKQAKQSSNEKEVGILRKKFEQTKESWEKLLNQPGKPIFS
- the rsgA gene encoding ribosome small subunit-dependent GTPase A — translated: MGKEQFTIARIFGAYYEIYSEETSYALAVLKGKLRLKNSNERHPFVVGDLVLAEKSSGEEWVISERMERKNYLSRKSDRGDSHVLCANLDQVAILASCKDPETKPGFIDRLLAASYQTEIPPLIIFTKKDLISDEEIEEREVYYKELGYEVISVSLLSEESIQPLWERIRGKRTFLCGNSGVGKSTLMNHLHKKTVQRTNLVSGSTKKGKHTTTNSFALFLEEKTVLIDSPGVKEWGILHLTPVELWESFPELRKIKETCQEIYCCELGSECPMRKHVNEAMDETRKKSLESMIESLENPHRVTRRDHWTKAVTKRY
- a CDS encoding sensor histidine kinase; this encodes MQTQVFFPFGIIILSAFGWFGFAYALSSIDSTKIYSLFAALFGLITLMVLFFLRKKPLPKGMEKPKKRDELVQNLFALEKFKEELISFNDPDQISETISQFLASKIPAEFVQVYTWDEREGQFRPRPFLESLVQKYSNLPSLPVFNPFLLWLSEREGIHIKENFIQFASPNHEKIAKQALNFFTETNSELVATLSIKSSLVGFILLGKHKEGKIYDIEEIEIILEILSVSLMSLSNSMIYQQLLNLTETLEAKVRERTKELEETQAHLVQSEKMASLGVMVAGIAHEINTPAAVINGSADNLDANLVYVLSHLGDISQLIQNPDFRSIYLDILFSFVKEDPASKIDPKDKFKLKKETKFRFIQDGIPENDATDLATFIIDHHLLHMQEELIRIWKAGGKETFEMLKNTLSLQRNIKNIKYAIRNIVRIVKALKYYSHLGQASYAESDLHEGLENTLVIMQNQIKHGVEIERAYGSIPPVRCNIDELNQVWTNLITNAIHAMKKIEHPKLIISSKMVGEDYVLISFEDNGSGIPAEIKDKIWDPFFTTKDQGEGTGLGLGIVKGIIEKHKGRIEVESSPGKTRFMVYLPLVGPGDVPSIPKEIFREIRG